Proteins from a single region of Pongo abelii isolate AG06213 chromosome 17, NHGRI_mPonAbe1-v2.0_pri, whole genome shotgun sequence:
- the LOC129047338 gene encoding LOW QUALITY PROTEIN: protein fem-1 homolog A-like (The sequence of the model RefSeq protein was modified relative to this genomic sequence to represent the inferred CDS: inserted 3 bases in 2 codons; substituted 1 base at 1 genomic stop codon), which yields MDLRTAVYNAARDCKLQLLQKLLSGRSREEGDELTGXVAGRGTPLLIAARYGHLDVVEYLVDRCGASVEAGGSVHFDGETIEGAPPLWAPATXGLDLVRSLLRRGASVNRTTARTNSTPLRAACFEGHLEVVRYLVGEHQANQEVANRHGHTCLMISCYKGHGEIARYLLEQGAQLNWRSAKGNTALHDCAESSSLEILQLLLGCKARMERDGYGMTRLLPASVTGHTNIVEYLIQEQPGQEQVTGGEAQPGLPQEGSSTXQRCAQTQGAPCCSFSPEEPLNEESYQSCCPTSREAAVEALELLGSTSVDKKRDLLGALKHWRRAMELRHQRGEYLPKPEPPQLVLSYDYSREVNTTEELEALITDPDEMHMQALLIRERILSPSHPNTFYYIRYRGAVYADSGNIECYIRLWKYALDMEQSNLEPLSPMTTSSSLSFAELFSYVLQDRAAKGSLGTQIGFADLMGVLTKGVREVEWALQLLREPRDSAQFNKMLAIILHLLYLLEKVECTPSQEHLKHQTIYRLLKCAPRGKNGFTPRHMAVDKDNTNLGRYPVGRFPSLHVVKVLFDCGANRDSRDFDNNTPLHIAAQNNCPAIVNALIEAGAHTDATNAFKKTAYELLEEKLLARGTMQPFNYVTLQCLAARALDKNKIPYKGFIPEDLEAFIELH from the exons ATGGACCTCCGCACCGCCGTGTACAACGCCGCCCGTGACTGCAAGCTGCAGCTGCTCCAGAAGCTGCTCAGCGGCCGGAGCCGGGAGGAAGGCGACGAGCTGACTGGCTAGGTGGCCGGCAGGGGGACGCCGCTGCTCATCGCCGCCCGCTACGGCCACCTGGACGTGGTGGAGTACCTGGTGGACCGGTGCGGCGCCAGCGTGGAGGCCGGTGGCTCGGTGCACTTCGATGGCGAGACCATCGAGGGCGCGCCGCCGCTGTGGGCGCCGGCCAC TGGACTTGACTTGGTGCGGAGCCTGCTGCGCCGCGGGGCCTCTGTGAACCGCACCACCGCGCGCACCAACTCCACGCCCCTCCGCGCCGCCTGCTTCGAGGGCCACCTGGAGGTGGTGCGCTACCTGGTCGGCGAGCACCAGGCCAACCAGGAGGTGGCCAACCGGCACGGCCACACGTGCCTCATGATCTCATGCTACAAGGGCCATGGTGAGATCGCCCGCTACCTGCTGGAGCAGGGCGCCCAGTTGAACTGGCGCAGCGCCAAGGGCAACACGGCCCTGCACGACTGTGCCGAGTCCAGCAGCCTGGAGatcctgcagctgctgctggggtGCAAGGCCCGCATGGAACGTGATGGCTACGGCATGACCCGGTTGCTCCCGGCCAGCGTGACGGGCCACACCAACATCGTGGAGTACCTCATCCAGGAGCAGCCCGGCCAGGAGCAGGTCACAGGGGGAGAGGCTCAGCCTGGGCTGCCCCAAGAAGGCTCCTCCA GCCAGCGGTGTGCGCAGACTCAGGGGGCTCCGTGCTGCAGCTTCTCCCCTGAGGAACCGCTGAATGAGGAATCTTACCAAAGCTGCTGTCCCACCAGCCGGGAAGCTGCCGTGGAAGCCTTGGAATTGCTGGGATCTACATCTGTGGATAAGAAACGAGATCTGCTTGGGGCCCTTAAACACTGGAGGCGGGCCATGGAGCTGCGTCACCAGCGGGGCGAGTACCTGCCCAAACCGGAGCCCCCACAGCTGGTCCTGTCCTATGACTATTCCAGGGAGGTCAACACCACCGAGGAGCTGGAGGCCCTGATCACCGACCCCGATGAGATGCATATGCAGGCCCTGTTGATCCGGGAGCGCATCCTCAGTCCCTCGCACCCCAACACTTTCTATTATATCCGTTATAGGGGCGCCGTGTACGCCGACTCGGGCAATATCGAGTGCTACATCCGCTTGTGGAAGTACGCCCTGGACATGGAACAGAGCAACCTGGAGCCTCTGAGCCCCATGACCACCAGCAGCTCCCTCTCCTTCGCTGAACTCTTCTCCTACGTGCTGCAAGACCGGGCTGCCAAAGGCAGCCTGGGCACCCAGATCGGCTTTGCAGACCTCATGGGGGTCCTCACCAAAGGGGTGCGGGAAGTGGAATGGGCCCTGCAGCTGCTCAGGGAGCCCAGAGACTCGGCCCAGTTCAACAAGATGCTGGCCATCATCCTCCACCTGCTCTACCTGCTGGAGAAAGTGGAGTGCACCCCCAGCCAGGAGCACCTGAAGCACCAGACCATCTACCGCCTGCTCAAGTGCGCACCCAGGGGCAAGAACGGCTTTACCCCTCGGCACATGGCTGTGGACAAGGACAACACAAACCTGGGCCGCTACCCCGTGGGCAGATTCCCCTCATTGCACGTGGTCAAAGTGCTGTTCGACTGCGGGGCGAACCGGGACAGCAGGGATTTTGACAACAACACCCCGCTACACATAGCAGCCCAGAACAACTGCCCGGCCATCGTGAATGCCCTGATTGAAGCAGGGGCCCACACGGACGCCACTAACGCCTTCAAGAAGACGGCCTACGAGCTGCTGGAAGAGAAGCTGCTGGCCAGGGGTACCATGCAGCCCTTCAACTACGTGACCCTGCAGTGCCTTGCGGCCCGGGCCCTGGATAAGAACAAGATCCCTTACAAGGGCTTCATCCCGGAAGATCTGGAGGCATTCATCGAACTGCACTGA